One Oryza brachyantha chromosome 3, ObraRS2, whole genome shotgun sequence DNA segment encodes these proteins:
- the LOC102714548 gene encoding switch 2, whose protein sequence is MKLSSAARFPPRQRRRAMSLHSLKETLLSSSSQPQSQPRSPPPHPPLPTRRPPKTSLSQQLLRLEAASSVPPPPLPHTSPSSNVGEQPPLPDEEDEGPRIRRRAPLPPAAALGSCGPYEPLVLSPPGERPVVQVPPSINCRLLVHQRDGVRFLYNLYRNNHGGVLGDDMGLGKTIQTIAFLSAVTGKDNDDSEQLVEGRKIGPILILCPTSVIRNWENEFAEWARCSVAVYHGPNRDLVLQKVEAQGLEIVITSFDTFRIHDKILCGISWDLVVVDEAHRLKNEKSKLYTACLGISTPKRFGLTGTIMQNKIMELFNLFDWVIPGCLGDREHFRVYYDEPLKHGQRFSAPERFVQAADKRKKHLVSVLSKFLLRRTKEETIGHLMLGKEDNIVFCRMSDVQKRVYRRMLQQPDVQILINKDLPCSCGSPLTQVECCKRTEPHGIIWSYLHRENPEGCSLCPFCLVLPCLGKLQQISNHLELIKPNPKDEIEKQKKDAELAAAVFDTDIKLIGGGAKSENFMGLSDAENCGKMHALERLLSLWTLQGDKILVFSYSVRMLDILEKFLIRKGYCFSRFDGTTPMNARQSLIDEFNRSPSKQVFLISTRAGNLGVNLVSANRVVIFDPSWNPAQDLQAQDRSFRFGQRRHVTVFRLLGACSLEELVYSRQIYKQQLSNIAVSGKIEKRYFEGVQDDKKFQGELFGICNLFRDLSDKLFTSEIIEMHGEHGMGNTAETTGIREIVDTNIFSMQDQMKSSIAAVDNENENLDHCGVVYAHRNEDVVNMRTNEASNCAKDKSVPSHVEEPRIKSEAIYTVRTKSYSRVQKKKEFSRIASFMGMNDLEFSKWLLSVSPLQRHEVLDRYKNRK, encoded by the exons ATGAAACTCTCCTCGGCCGCCCGGTTTCCTccccggcagcggcggagagCCATGTCGCTCCACAGCCTCAAAGAaaccctcctctcttcctcctcacaGCCCCAGTCCCAACCCAGatcacctcctcctcatcctcctctccCCACCCGGAGGCCTCCGAAGACGTCCCTTTCGCAGCAGCTCCTCCGGCTcgaggccgcctcctccgtcccgccgccaccgctcccTCACACTTCCCCGTCCTCGAACGTGGGAGAACAGCCGCCGTTGCCGGATGAGGAGGACGAGGGGCCCCGCATCCGACGTCGCGCACCCCTTCCGCCAGCGGCCGCCCTCGGCTCCTGCGGGCCCTACGAGCCGCTTGTTCTCTCGCCACCCGGAGAGCGCCCCGTCGTCCAG GTACCACCATCGATAAATTGTAGGTTACTTGTGCACCAGAGGGATGGTGTAAGATTCTTATACAATCTGTACAGAAACAACCATGGCGGTGTGCTCGGAGATGACAT GGGTTTGGGAAAGACTATCCAAACAATTGCTTTCTTATCGGCTGTTACTGGAAAAGATAATGACGACAGTGAGCAATTAGTGGAAGGAAGAAAGATTGGCCCTATACTCATCCTCTGCCCCACATCAGTAATTCGAAACTGGGAAAATGAGTTTGCGGAATGGGCAAGATGTTCTGTTGCTGTCTATCATGGCCCAAACCGTGACCTGGTTCTTCAAAAGGTTGAAGCACAAGGACTAGAGATAGTTATTACCAGTTTTGACACTTTTAGGATTCATGACAAAATTTTGTGTGGCATCTCGTGGGACCTGGTGGTTGTTGATGAGGCACACAGGCTGAAGAATGAAAAATCGAAGTTATATACAGCTTGTTTGGGAATTAGTACACCAAAGCGTTTTGGTCTCACAGGAACCATAATGCAGAATAAAATAATGGAATTATTTAATCTGTTTGACTGGGTTATACCTGGTTGCTTGGGGGATCGAGAACACTTTCGAGTATATTATGATGAGCCCTTAAAACATGGACAGAGGTTCAGTGCTCCTGAGAGATTCGTACAAGCTGCTGATAAGCGCAAGAAGCACCTTGTTTCTGTTCTTAGCAAATTTCTGTTGAGAAGAACAAAGGAGGAGACTATTGGACATCTCATGCTTGGGAAAGAAGATAATATTGTTTTCTGCAGAATGAGTGACGTTCAAAAGCGTGTTTACAGAAGAATGCTGCAACAGCCTGACGTACAAATCCTTATAAACAAAGATCTCCCATGTAGCTGTGGAAGTCCTTTGACTCAAGTGGAATGTTGTAAGAGAACTGAACCACATGGCATTATCTGGTCTTATCTTCACAGAGAGAATCCGGAGGGCTGTTCTTTGTGCCCCTTCTGTCTTGTTCTTCCTTGCCTTGGGAAGCTTCAACAG ATCAGTAACCATCTGGAGCTGATAAAGCCAAATCCGAAAGATGAAATTGAGAAGCAGAAGAAAGATGCTGAGCTTGCAGCTGCTGTCTTTGATACAgatattaaattaattggtGGAGGTGCTAAAAGTGAGAACTTCATGGGCCTGAGTGATGCAGAAAATTGTGGAAAAATGCATGCGTTGGAAAGACTGTTATCATTATGGACTCTGCAGGGTGACAAAATTCTTGTTTTCAGCTATTCAGTCAG GATGCTCGACATTCTAGAGAAATTTCTTATACGGAAAGGTTACTGCTTTTCTCGCTTTGATGGAACAACTCCCATGAATGCACGCCAATCGTTAATTGATGAGTTCAACAGAAGCCCAAGCAAACAG GTTTTCCTTATATCTACTCGGGCAGGAAATTTAGGTGTCAACCTGGTCAGTGCTAACCGTGTGGTGATTTTTGACCCAAGCTGGAATCCTGCACAAGACTTGCAAGCACAAGACAGGTCATTTCGATTTGGACAGAGACGGCATGTCACTGTATTTCGCCTACTCGGTGCATGTTCCCTTGAAGAACTTGTTTATTCTCGGCAAATATATAAGCAACAGCTTTCCAATATTGCAGTCTCTGGGAAAATAGAAAAACGTTACTTCGAAGGTGTGCAG GATGACAAGAAATTTCAAGGTGAGCTCTTTGGGATCTGCAATCTGTTTCGCGACTTGTCTGATAAGCTGTTCACCAGTGAGATCATTGAGATGCATGGAGAACATGGGATGGGTAATACAGCTGAAACAACAGGAATTCGAGAAATAGTTGATACAAATATATTCAGTATGCAAGATCAAATGAAATCTTCAATTGCAGCAGTAGATAATGAGAATGAGAATTTGGATCATTGTG GGGTAGTGTATGCTCACCGTAATGAAGATGTTGTAAACATGAGGACAAACGAAGCAAGCAACTGTGCAAAAGATAAAAGTGTCCCAAGCCACGTAGAGGAACCGCGAATTAAGAGTGAAGCAATATATACAGTTAGGACAAAATCCTACTCACGGGTGCAGAAAAAGAAGGAATTCAGCCGAATTGCTTCTTTCATGGGTATGAACGATCTTGAGTTTAGCAAGTGGTTGCTATCTGTCTCGCCTCTGCAGCGACACGAAGTTTTGGACCGTTACAAGAACAGGAAGTAA
- the LOC102711682 gene encoding 30S ribosomal protein S5: MAATSSTATAMAMATTSSTAPIATAPFSSLPLRLNLRPKPLLCTSRRLLLLPVRRSSSSSWDQPVSEEGEEEDSEEPGAATGEDDGEEEGDEKPRPEPVAASGFEFAAPPEGYVEPAPFDELPPESPEDVAAAYEALYGPAFSGETVMGNNVFEVKVVDPIDMDREQRPTDDFSERVVQVNRVTKVVKGGRQLSYRAIVVVGDMKGHVGVGVGKAKEVTEAITKAAMNGRRNLVTVPLTKYSTFPHRADADYGAARVMLRPACPGSGVIAGGAVRVVLEMAGVENALGKQLRSKNPLNNARATIKATQMMRQFKDVAAERGLPMEELWK, from the exons ATGGCCGcgacctcctccaccgccaccgccatggcGATGGCCACCACATCCTCTACCGCCCCCATTGCCACCGCGcccttctcctccctccccctccgcctcaACCTCCGACCCAAACCCCTCCTCTGCAcctcccgccgcctcctcctcctcccggtcCGCaggtcatcctcctcctcctgggaCCAGCCCGTCtcggaggaaggggaggaggaggattccGAGGAACCCGGTGCCGCCACGGGAGAAGAcgatggcgaggaggagggcgacgagAAGCCACGGCCCGAGCCAGTGGCCGCCTCGGGGTTCGAATTCGCGGCTCCGCCGGAGGGCTACGTGGAGCCGGCTCCGTTCGACGAGCTACCCCCGGAGTCGCCTGAGGatgtggcggcggcgtacgAGGCGCTCTACGGGCCGGCCTTCAGCGGCGAGACGGTCATGGGCAACAACGTCTTCGAGGTCAAGGTGGTGGATCCTATCGACATGGACCGGGAGCAGCGCCCCACCGACGACTTCAGCGAGCGGGTCGTGCAGGTCAACCGCGTCACCAAGGTCGTCAAGGGCGGAAGGCAGCTCTCCTACCgtgccatcgtcgtcgtcggcgacatGAAGGGCCACGTCGGCGTGGGCGTCGGCAAGGCCAAGGAGGTCACCGAGGCCATCACCAAGGCTGCCATGAACGGCCGTCGCAATCTCGTCACCGTGCCGCTCACCAAGTATTCGACCTTCCCGCATAG GGCCGATGCAGACTATGGTGCAGCCAGGGTCATGTTGAGGCCTGCTTGCCCTGGATCAGGTGTCATTGCAGGTGGAGCGGTGAGGGTCGTGCTTGAGATGGCTGGGGTTGAAAATGCTCTGGGGAAGCAGTTGAGGAGCAAGAACCCCCTGAACAATGCAAGAGCTACCATCAAGGCGACCCAGATGATGAGGCAGTTCAAGGATGTCGCTGCAGAGCGCGGGCTTCCAATGGAGGAGCTATGgaaataa
- the LOC102711413 gene encoding probable serine incorporator: protein MWCASCLASACAGCTCNLCASAASAISRRSARLAYCGLFAASLVLSFLTRQFATPLLKQIPWINTFDYVQPDEWFQMNAVLRVSLGNFLFFAIFALMMIGVKDQNDQRDAWHHGGWIAKIVVWAVLTVLMFCVPNIVITIYEILSKFGSGLFLLVQVVMLLDFTNNWNDSWVEKDEQKWEIALLVVTVVCYLSTFAFSGLLFMWFNPSGHDCGLNVFFITMTIILAFAFAIIALHPQVNGSVMPASIISVYCAYLCYTSLSSEPDDYACNGLHRHSKQVSMSALILGMLTTVLSVVYSAVRAGSSTTFLSPPSSPRSGTKNPLLGDDNVEAGNGNGKELDARPVSYSYTFFHLIFALASMYSAMLLTGWTSAASDSSELMDVGWTTVWVRICTEWATAGLYIWTLVAPLLFPDRDFS, encoded by the exons atgTGGTGCGCCTCGTGCTTGGCGTCCGCCTGCGCGGGCTGCACCTGCAACCTGTgcgcgtccgccgcgtcggccatctcccgccgctccgcccgccTCGCCTACTGCGGCCTcttcgccgcctccctcgtcCTCTCCTTTCTCACGCGCCAGTTCGCTACTCCTCTGCTCAAGCAGATACCGT GGATAAATACATTTGATTATGTGCAACCGGATGAATGGTTTCAAATGAATGCTGTTCTTCGTGTCAGCCTGGGAAACTTCTTGTTTTTTGCAATATTTGCTCTGATGATGATTGGTGTCAAAGACCAGAATGACCAGCGTGATGCATGGCACCATGGCGGCTGGATTGCAAAAATTGTTGTCTGGGCTGTTCTTACTGTTCTCATGTTCTGTGTGCCAAACATTGTTATCACTATTTATG AGATACTGTCAAAATTTGGATCAGGCTTGTTTCTTCTGGTGCAGGTCGTGATGCTTTTAGACTTCACAAACAATTGGAATGACTCGTGGGTTGAGAAGGATGAGCAAAAGTG GGAAATTGCTTTGCTGGTAGTAACTGTGGTTTGCTATCTCTCTACATTTGCTTTCTCTGGTTTGCTCTTCATGTGGTTCAATCCCTCTGGTCATGATTGTGGTCTCAATGTGTTCTTCATTACCATGACCATTATTCTTGCTTTTGCATTCGCAATAATTGCGTTGCATCCGCAG GTCAATGGAAGTGTTATGCCTGCTTCTATCATTTCAGTTTATTGTGCATACCTGTGTTACACTAGTCTCTCGAGTGAACCAGATGACTATGCATGCAACGGACTTCACAGGCACTCTAAGCAGGTTTCAATGAGCGCTCTTATACTTGGGATGCTCACAACTGTTCTCTCTGTTGTGTACTCTGCTGTTCGTGCTGGATCTTCCACTACGTTTCTGTCACCACCGTCATCTCCTAGATCTG GAACCAAAAATCCTCTACTCGGTGATGATAACGTGGAGGCAGGGAATGGCAATGGTAAAGAACTTGATGCGCGCCCCGTGAGCTATTCATATACCTTTTTCCACCTTATCTTTGCTCTTGCGAGCATGTATTCAGCCATGCTTCTGACGGGCTGGACAAGCGCTGCTTCAGACAGCTCGGAGCTGATGGATGTTGGGTGGACTACTGTTTGGGTTCGCATCTGCACCGAGTGGGCTACCGCTGGATTGTACATCTGGACCCTCGTTGCTCCACTGCTGTTCCCAGACCGGGATTTCTCGTAG